The following are encoded together in the Phyllobacterium zundukense genome:
- a CDS encoding Lrp/AsnC family transcriptional regulator, with the protein MIDLDRIDVALLEAVQKNNRLSSEELAEAVHLSPTACQRRLKRLRNEGVIEADVSIVSPKAVGRHITMIVLVSLERERADIVDRFKGAIRNTREVMIGYYVTGEADFILVVTAKDMEGYEQFTRRFFYENPDIKGFKTMVVMDRVKASFAFPIEA; encoded by the coding sequence ATGATCGACCTAGATCGCATAGATGTGGCGCTTCTTGAAGCGGTTCAGAAGAACAATCGCCTGAGTTCGGAGGAGCTTGCAGAGGCAGTGCACTTGTCTCCGACGGCATGCCAACGACGCTTGAAGCGCTTGCGGAACGAAGGAGTGATAGAGGCGGACGTTTCGATCGTCTCCCCCAAGGCGGTTGGCCGACACATCACGATGATCGTCCTCGTATCTCTCGAGCGCGAAAGAGCTGACATCGTCGATCGATTTAAGGGCGCGATCCGTAACACCCGGGAAGTGATGATAGGATACTATGTGACGGGAGAGGCGGACTTCATACTTGTTGTCACCGCCAAAGACATGGAGGGCTATGAGCAGTTCACCCGCCGATTCTTCTACGAAAATCCCGATATCAAGGGATTTAAGACAATGGTGGTGATGGATCGCGTCAAAGCCAGTTTCGCTTTTCCCATCGAGGCGTAA
- a CDS encoding M20 family metallopeptidase, whose translation MRHAMHREPELSNNEWKTQKRIRETLESFGLTGAKTFHKTGVYIDIQGLAAGPNHSVAVRGDIDALPIQEDRNDLAYSSQVPGVMHACGHDMHSSIALGAALAFHRMRENFSGKIRVFFQPAEEAEPLGGRTVAEENLLDGFDAAVGFHVRTNIAAGSYGARAGAVTNSSDQFALELTGTMAHGASPHAGVDAIAIAGAFINEVQKVVSREMPVDDRAIVTIGTIHGGEATNIICPSVTMTGTIRTGSRERRELLVRRVGEIADGVAALHRGKAEFRSQLGEPPVVNDPAMVERFRQLVVQSVGEDKYVEGSASAGSDDFGFYSSCVPSIYFWFGSKEPGNESGVHTPTFGASDEILIPTTELAIRYCWELLYS comes from the coding sequence ATGCGTCACGCCATGCATCGTGAGCCGGAACTCTCGAACAACGAATGGAAAACTCAAAAGAGGATCCGCGAAACGCTGGAAAGCTTCGGCCTGACCGGTGCCAAAACGTTCCATAAGACCGGCGTCTATATTGACATTCAGGGCCTAGCCGCCGGTCCAAACCATTCAGTCGCGGTACGCGGAGACATAGATGCCCTACCGATCCAGGAAGACCGCAACGACCTAGCGTACAGTTCGCAGGTGCCCGGGGTAATGCACGCCTGCGGCCATGACATGCACAGCTCAATCGCTTTGGGCGCGGCCCTAGCCTTTCACCGCATGCGAGAGAACTTTTCGGGAAAAATACGTGTATTCTTCCAACCCGCCGAAGAAGCCGAGCCGCTCGGCGGTCGGACCGTGGCGGAAGAAAATCTGCTCGACGGGTTTGACGCCGCAGTTGGATTTCATGTCCGCACAAATATCGCCGCTGGCTCCTACGGCGCTCGAGCCGGCGCTGTGACGAATTCATCCGATCAGTTTGCCCTCGAACTGACTGGAACCATGGCACATGGTGCGTCACCACATGCTGGGGTGGATGCGATTGCGATCGCTGGCGCCTTCATCAACGAGGTCCAGAAGGTGGTGTCCCGGGAAATGCCGGTTGACGATCGCGCCATCGTAACAATCGGAACCATCCACGGCGGAGAGGCGACGAATATTATCTGCCCATCGGTCACGATGACAGGAACAATCCGAACAGGCAGTCGCGAGCGGCGTGAGTTATTGGTGCGACGTGTCGGCGAGATAGCCGACGGTGTAGCCGCGCTGCACCGCGGCAAGGCAGAGTTTAGATCTCAATTGGGCGAGCCTCCCGTGGTCAACGATCCCGCGATGGTCGAACGTTTCCGCCAGCTCGTCGTTCAATCGGTAGGCGAGGACAAGTATGTTGAAGGATCGGCGAGCGCGGGCAGCGATGACTTTGGCTTTTACTCCAGCTGCGTGCCCTCGATTTACTTCTGGTTTGGCAGTAAAGAGCCAGGTAACGAGTCCGGGGTCCACACGCCCACCTTCGGCGCCTCGGACGAAATTCTCATTCCAACAACAGAGCTGGCTATTCGGTATTGTTGGGAGCTCCTGTACTCTTAA
- a CDS encoding ABC transporter substrate-binding protein, protein MKISRRDLFKVSMGAGTALTISSILRAQAAGVDPKTVRMVKTGDLQVFDPIFTTANITADHGAAIYDTLFSVDSKFAPHPQMVEKWSISDDKKTYTFMLRDGLAWHDGSPVTAADCVASIRRWGQVHPGGQLIVELASNISRVDDKTFAIALKEPLGLLIDILADLTPPCLFIMREKDAMRPATEQVTTNIGSGPFKFNEALAKPGASFTYDRNEKYVPRSEVADGLAGGKVVRVDRVIWENISDQQTSLAALQTGEIDFLQGPPGDLYPVIENDINLQLEVLNKGGADICLRMNFLQKPFDNVKARQALLHLIDQEALLRAMAPDAKSGRPVTSIFGNNTPMTNDENTGWYKTGGNAEKAKQLFSEAGYAGEKVVILQPTNVATFSDAAQIVAAALRKIGVNAVLAPSDWGGLVARRANKGLVENGGWNLFITDEIDYSLANPLGTPFLVASGEKAWYGWPKNEEYEALRANWAKVNTLEERKSLARKMQHVWWDFVGDIRLGQIVSPTARRKTLRGVIGMPQIIPMWSMLKI, encoded by the coding sequence ATGAAAATTTCTCGACGCGATCTCTTCAAAGTCAGTATGGGAGCCGGGACCGCTTTGACAATTTCATCCATCCTGCGGGCACAGGCCGCGGGGGTCGATCCGAAGACTGTCCGGATGGTAAAGACCGGCGATCTTCAAGTTTTTGACCCCATATTTACAACGGCAAATATTACCGCCGACCACGGGGCGGCCATCTATGACACGCTTTTCTCGGTAGACTCTAAATTTGCACCGCATCCGCAGATGGTGGAGAAGTGGAGTATTTCCGACGACAAAAAAACCTACACATTCATGCTTCGCGATGGCTTGGCATGGCACGATGGTTCGCCTGTCACAGCCGCCGACTGTGTAGCCTCGATCCGGCGTTGGGGACAGGTTCATCCAGGCGGCCAGTTGATCGTGGAGTTGGCCAGTAACATCTCACGGGTCGACGACAAGACTTTCGCCATCGCCCTGAAGGAGCCGTTGGGGCTTTTGATCGACATCCTTGCAGACCTGACTCCGCCTTGCCTCTTCATAATGAGAGAGAAGGATGCAATGCGTCCTGCGACCGAGCAGGTGACAACTAACATCGGATCAGGTCCATTCAAGTTCAATGAAGCTCTCGCCAAGCCTGGTGCCAGCTTCACCTATGATCGCAACGAAAAATACGTGCCGCGCAGTGAGGTGGCCGATGGTCTCGCTGGGGGGAAGGTGGTGCGGGTCGATCGTGTGATCTGGGAGAACATCTCGGACCAGCAGACATCTCTTGCTGCGCTGCAAACAGGGGAAATTGATTTTCTTCAGGGGCCGCCTGGCGATCTGTACCCGGTGATCGAAAACGATATCAACCTTCAACTCGAAGTCCTGAACAAAGGTGGTGCTGACATCTGTCTTCGCATGAATTTTCTGCAGAAGCCTTTTGACAACGTCAAAGCACGCCAAGCGCTGCTTCACCTGATCGACCAGGAAGCGCTTCTACGTGCTATGGCCCCAGACGCAAAATCCGGTCGACCCGTTACCTCGATATTCGGCAATAATACCCCGATGACGAACGATGAAAACACCGGATGGTATAAAACGGGCGGCAATGCCGAGAAGGCTAAACAACTCTTCAGCGAAGCGGGATATGCCGGTGAGAAGGTTGTTATTCTGCAACCGACCAACGTGGCGACGTTCAGTGACGCCGCTCAAATCGTCGCGGCTGCGCTGCGAAAGATCGGCGTCAACGCTGTGCTTGCGCCGAGCGACTGGGGCGGGTTGGTCGCACGCAGAGCGAACAAAGGTCTGGTCGAGAACGGCGGTTGGAACCTCTTCATCACGGATGAAATTGACTACTCACTGGCAAATCCCCTCGGCACACCGTTTCTCGTGGCCAGCGGCGAAAAGGCTTGGTACGGGTGGCCGAAGAACGAAGAATATGAAGCGCTCCGGGCCAACTGGGCAAAGGTAAATACGCTAGAGGAGCGCAAGTCGCTTGCCCGGAAGATGCAGCACGTCTGGTGGGATTTCGTCGGAGACATAAGGCTCGGCCAAATCGTCTCCCCGACGGCGCGTCGCAAAACCCTTAGAGGGGTCATCGGCATGCCGCAGATTATCCCAATGTGGAGTATGCTGAAGATTTAA
- a CDS encoding ABC transporter permease, whose translation MGIYILRRLASAIAVMVMVGVFVFLLLRLAPGDPAAIIAGDAATPEMIAGIREQLGLTDPLPIQFVRWAISILSGDFGTSIFTGRPVLELIADRLEPTLSLSFMTIISSVTIGVYFGVFAAWRAGGVVDRALAGFAAVGFSVPVFVIGYALVYYFAIITRWLPVQGYAPISSGTGTWFAHLVLPTLTLSVGYVAFIARITRSSMLEVLSEDYMRTAAAKGASSYAMLFHHALKNAGVPILTVIGLSLAGLISGVVITETVFNIPGVGRLVVDAINNRDYPIIQAVLILVSGLYVLINLAVDLSYTLVDPRIRY comes from the coding sequence ATGGGCATTTACATCCTTCGAAGGTTGGCTTCGGCGATCGCTGTAATGGTGATGGTCGGAGTCTTCGTCTTCCTGCTTCTCAGGCTAGCGCCCGGCGATCCGGCAGCGATAATCGCTGGCGACGCGGCTACGCCGGAGATGATCGCCGGCATCCGCGAACAGTTGGGACTAACCGATCCGCTGCCAATTCAGTTCGTACGTTGGGCGATTTCCATCCTCAGCGGGGACTTTGGGACTTCGATCTTTACGGGGCGCCCGGTCCTTGAGCTCATCGCGGACCGACTAGAGCCCACTCTTTCTCTGTCCTTCATGACGATCATTTCTTCTGTAACGATAGGAGTGTACTTCGGCGTCTTTGCTGCATGGCGCGCCGGTGGCGTCGTCGATCGCGCCCTCGCAGGATTTGCGGCGGTTGGTTTTTCTGTTCCGGTTTTTGTCATCGGGTATGCTCTCGTATACTACTTTGCAATCATAACTCGTTGGTTGCCCGTTCAAGGTTACGCGCCCATTAGCAGTGGCACCGGCACTTGGTTTGCACACCTCGTTCTGCCGACGCTGACTCTGAGTGTTGGCTACGTGGCGTTCATCGCGCGGATCACGCGATCAAGCATGCTTGAAGTACTGTCGGAAGATTACATGCGAACGGCTGCGGCAAAGGGCGCGTCGTCATACGCCATGCTTTTTCACCACGCCCTGAAGAATGCCGGGGTGCCAATCCTCACCGTCATCGGCTTGAGTTTGGCGGGTTTGATATCGGGCGTCGTTATTACCGAAACTGTGTTCAACATCCCCGGCGTTGGTCGTCTGGTAGTCGATGCCATTAACAATCGTGACTATCCTATCATTCAGGCCGTTCTAATCCTTGTTTCAGGCCTTTACGTGCTGATCAACCTTGCGGTTGATCTCTCCTATACTCTGGTCGACCCTCGTATTCGGTATTGA
- a CDS encoding ABC transporter permease, which translates to MTLSAQLEPVPAPRLRIAHLPRLIRRHPLVFVGGGLLTVLVVLAVAAPLYAGDPVNMDPFSRLQAPSTEKWFGSDHLGRDVFARTIFGARISLIVGLLSAIFASAAGLLIGILAGYSRSFDNVVMRIMDGLMSIPTILLAIALISLTGPGIGILIVAIMIPQLPSVTRLVRSVVLSVRERPYVEAAVCGGARLPRVLWRHILPSTIPPLMVQSAIVCADAILTEAGLSFLGVGVPPEIPSWGNMISSSRLFLGIAPMTVFAPGICLAVTVLAVNLLGDGLRDMFDPRAKRRR; encoded by the coding sequence ATGACACTCTCTGCTCAGCTTGAACCCGTGCCGGCGCCCCGGCTACGAATTGCCCATCTTCCTCGTCTAATCAGGCGGCATCCACTCGTGTTTGTAGGTGGCGGCCTATTGACGGTATTGGTGGTTCTGGCGGTTGCCGCACCGCTGTACGCAGGCGATCCAGTAAACATGGACCCTTTTTCTCGTCTGCAGGCGCCTTCAACTGAGAAGTGGTTTGGAAGCGACCACCTGGGCCGGGACGTGTTTGCTCGAACTATCTTTGGTGCCCGCATTTCCCTTATAGTGGGGTTGCTTTCGGCGATTTTTGCCTCTGCCGCCGGGCTCCTGATCGGCATCCTCGCTGGTTATAGTCGGAGTTTTGACAATGTCGTTATGCGCATCATGGACGGCTTGATGTCGATCCCGACAATTTTGCTGGCTATCGCACTCATTTCTTTAACTGGTCCCGGTATTGGTATCCTCATCGTCGCGATAATGATCCCACAACTGCCAAGCGTAACGCGGTTGGTTCGTTCGGTGGTTCTCAGTGTTCGAGAACGACCCTACGTCGAGGCTGCAGTTTGCGGTGGCGCACGCCTCCCGAGGGTGTTGTGGCGCCATATCCTTCCGAGCACGATCCCACCGCTTATGGTTCAGAGCGCCATCGTATGTGCGGATGCAATCCTCACAGAAGCCGGCCTCAGCTTTCTGGGCGTGGGCGTGCCTCCCGAGATTCCCAGCTGGGGGAATATGATTTCGAGCTCTCGCTTGTTTCTCGGCATCGCTCCCATGACGGTCTTTGCGCCAGGCATCTGTCTCGCCGTCACCGTTCTTGCCGTCAACCTGCTTGGGGATGGGTTGCGTGACATGTTTGATCCCCGTGCAAAGCGGAGACGCTGA
- a CDS encoding ABC transporter ATP-binding protein: MKMQKNTDSQLLLDVRELETHFYGEETVTRALGGVSFQVNSGETLGVVGESGCGKSVTALSILRLLPKRTAKTVGGEILFKGRNLLNLSEREMRKIRGDRIAMIFQEPMTSLSPVHTVGRQIAEAVQIHTGASRSEALEKSLEMLRMVRIADPERRLYNYPHEMSGGMRQRAMIAMALACSPELLIADEPTTALDVTIQAQILRLIVDLKERMGTAVMLITHDLGVVAETCQRVIVMYAGRIIEQTTVKDLFDYPLHPYTKGLMRSMPDPRRGRQQRLAEIPGIVPSLREPIVGCSFAPRCAFATGICREQAPSLRNVRPGHSAACWRAEEVMGA, from the coding sequence ATGAAAATGCAGAAAAACACAGATAGCCAGTTGCTTCTCGATGTTCGCGAACTTGAGACCCACTTTTATGGTGAGGAGACCGTTACACGCGCGCTAGGCGGCGTTAGTTTTCAGGTGAACAGCGGCGAAACACTTGGCGTGGTCGGTGAATCGGGCTGTGGGAAGAGTGTCACTGCCCTGTCAATCCTTCGTTTGCTGCCAAAACGCACGGCAAAGACCGTTGGTGGTGAGATCCTTTTCAAAGGGCGCAACCTTCTCAATCTCTCGGAGCGGGAAATGAGAAAGATCCGTGGCGACCGTATTGCCATGATCTTTCAGGAGCCGATGACAAGTTTGAGCCCGGTTCACACCGTTGGTCGTCAAATCGCCGAAGCTGTCCAAATTCATACGGGGGCTTCCCGCTCAGAGGCGTTGGAAAAATCGCTTGAAATGCTTCGCATGGTGCGCATTGCCGATCCCGAACGACGCTTGTACAACTACCCACATGAGATGTCAGGTGGGATGCGTCAGCGCGCCATGATTGCCATGGCGCTCGCTTGTTCACCCGAGCTTTTGATCGCGGATGAGCCGACCACCGCGCTAGACGTCACTATCCAGGCGCAGATCCTGAGACTGATTGTCGACTTGAAAGAGCGCATGGGTACCGCGGTCATGTTGATCACACATGACTTAGGCGTAGTTGCAGAGACGTGTCAGCGTGTCATCGTCATGTATGCGGGTAGGATCATCGAGCAGACCACGGTGAAGGATTTGTTCGATTATCCTCTGCATCCCTACACAAAGGGCCTTATGCGATCCATGCCCGATCCCAGACGTGGGCGGCAGCAGCGACTAGCAGAAATCCCTGGAATCGTTCCAAGTTTGCGCGAGCCGATCGTAGGATGCAGTTTTGCGCCTCGTTGCGCTTTTGCGACGGGAATATGCCGTGAACAAGCGCCGAGCCTGCGTAACGTGAGGCCTGGCCATTCTGCAGCATGCTGGCGAGCCGAGGAGGTAATGGGCGCATGA